The sequence AAACGGTCTTTTATTTTATAAGCGGCCACGGGTTTGGCCACGCGGTTCGTTCGTCACTAGTGATCAGAGAACTCGCCAGGCTCGGCATCAGGGTGGAGATATTCAGCTCTATACCCAAAAGGATATTCGACAGCAAATTACACGGAGTCGACTACGGTTACCACCATGGCGAGATGGATATCGGAGTTGTGCAGAGTGATTCGATTTCAATAGATGTCCCCGCGACATATGAAGCCTGGTCGAAATTTATCGATAGCCGGGAGAGCTGGATCGACCGTTATCTTGGGCTGTGCGGAAAACTGAAACCCTCCGCGATAGTTTGCGACATCGTTCCGTTTGCGATACCGCTTGCCCTGAAAGCGGGGCTCCCTTCCATTCTCGTAGCCACCTTTACATGGGACGCCATTTTAAATTTCTATGCTGACGAGGACGCGCGCTTTGAAAAACTTTCGAATGAATTGTTGCGAATATATTCCGAGGCTTCTCTAATGATTAGCACACCGCTATCGTTCGGCTTGCCGAAGATAGCGGAATCTGTCACGGTCCCTTTGATCGGGGCAAAGTGTGAAGTTGGGGAGACTGAAATCCGTAAAAAACTCGGTCTCGATGAAAGGCCGGCCTTTCTTGTCAGCTTCGGAGGACTTGGCTTGAGCGGCATTGAACGCCTGGGGCTGAAAAGGATGAAAGATTACCAGTTTCTTTTTCTTGCCGACAGGAGCCAGAGTGATGGAAATCTGATCACCTGTGACAACGCCGCAGTTTCCCACGAAGAGCTGGTAAAAATATCCCGCGCCGTTATCACCAAGCCTGGCTATGGAGTGTCGACAGAGTGCATCTTGAATAGAACAGCGATGATCTATACATCAAGAGGCAAATTCGCCGAATACGAACCGCTTGTCGATGAATTGAAAAAGTACATCCCAATGACTTTCATTTCAAACGAGGAGCTCTTTTCCGGCGGACTGGCCCTCTTGCTTGTAAAGAGCATGGAATTCGTTCCCGGCCTACGCACAGATGAGGGGTCAGGTGCGAAAGAAACTGCTACTCAGATAAAAATGAGGTATTTATAACTTCTTCGTAATATTACATAACAGCAATGTAACATGATGTGAGTTCTATGCGCGGTTAATGATGATAATTTGGATTGATAACCTATTGTAATCGTATTGGTTATAGGCTATCGTAATATGACAATGTGTGTTCGCGGGGCGGTTTGTTTGGAAGTATTGGACTCCCTGTCAAACCTGATACACTATTATGTATGGAAGCGATGAGGCCAAATGACAAAACTTGAGTCTGCCGGAAAAAAGCTGGTTGTAACTTCTCTGGTTATTTTAATGACCGGTATGTTCTTCCTGATAATGGGGACATACGAAAATTTTGAGGAGAGCTATTCCAACCTGATAATCCCCTCGGCTATAATTCTCATCGCGTTATCTTTTTTCCTGAAGCATGTATTCGAACTCCTCGGCCTTATCCGTGAAACCGAATCGCATCTGCATCTGAGCGCCTCCGTGTTTGAAAATTCTGTTGAAAGCATAATAATCACAGATCCAAGAGGGAGGATCGTTTCAGTTAATCCCTCTTTCACCGAGGTAACCGGTTATACAGAAGCGGAGGTTCTCGGGAAAAATCCCCGGATACTAAGTTCCGGCAAGCATGAGATGGATTTTTATGAAAAGATGTGGAAGGCGATTCTCGACAAGGGGCAGTGGAGCGGTGAGATCTGGAACAGGAGGAAAGATGGCCTTGTATTTCCGGAACAACTCTCCATCACAGCGATAAAGGATAAAGGGGGGAAAGTTACCCACTACGCCGGAGTGTTTACGGATATCTCCGAGCATAAAAAACATGTTGAACTGATCGAGTACATGGCGTTTCACGATAATCTTACTGGACTTATCAACCGGCTCACTTTCTACGATCTCCTCCAGGTAGAGATAGCCCACGCAAAAAGGTATGGCTACACGACCGCGGTAATGTTCCTTGACCTCGACTATTTCAAAGAGGTTAATGACAACTATGGACATAATATGGGCGACCTGCTATTGAAAAAAGTCGCGAAGGATATTAGGAACTGTCTCCGTTCGGGCGATACTGTGGCCCGTTTTGGCGGCGACGAATTCACCGCGCTGTTGCCTCAGTTACGGAAAGATGAGGATTTCAAGCTGATCGCCTCAAAAATAGTAGACCTTTTCAAGAAACCTTTTAATGTAAACGGTTATGACCTCCGTCTTGGTGTAAGTATCGGCATTGCTATCTATCCGACTCATGGAGATGA comes from Nitrospinota bacterium and encodes:
- a CDS encoding diguanylate cyclase, which produces MTKLESAGKKLVVTSLVILMTGMFFLIMGTYENFEESYSNLIIPSAIILIALSFFLKHVFELLGLIRETESHLHLSASVFENSVESIIITDPRGRIVSVNPSFTEVTGYTEAEVLGKNPRILSSGKHEMDFYEKMWKAILDKGQWSGEIWNRRKDGLVFPEQLSITAIKDKGGKVTHYAGVFTDISEHKKHVELIEYMAFHDNLTGLINRLTFYDLLQVEIAHAKRYGYTTAVMFLDLDYFKEVNDNYGHNMGDLLLKKVAKDIRNCLRSGDTVARFGGDEFTALLPQLRKDEDFKLIASKIVDLFKKPFNVNGYDLRLGVSIGIAIYPTHGDDVTSIMNKADDAMYYVKNHGRNNYRLYDDTIPRKSGNKISV